Proteins from one Gimesia maris genomic window:
- the ruvA gene encoding Holliday junction branch migration protein RuvA has product MITNIRGELIELSLTEAIISVGAFDYEVFIPEFVRRQLQPLIGSEISLKTIQYIEGNPQKGRLTPRLIGFMSHAEREFFELVCSVDGVGVKKTLRAMVRPVKEVATAIEEKDIKQLTTLPGIGPAVAERIVAKLRRKMTKFALIVAKEFPAEEGHTDVFSEAYEALLSLGYSATEARTKVETIAAEGKKFKSIEEFLTALYQQERN; this is encoded by the coding sequence ATGATTACAAATATCCGCGGCGAACTGATTGAACTGAGCTTAACCGAAGCTATTATCTCCGTCGGGGCATTCGACTATGAAGTTTTTATTCCCGAGTTCGTCCGCCGCCAACTGCAGCCACTGATCGGCAGCGAAATCAGCCTGAAAACCATTCAGTACATCGAAGGGAATCCACAGAAAGGCAGGCTCACACCTCGCTTGATTGGATTTATGAGTCACGCCGAACGGGAGTTCTTCGAACTGGTCTGCTCGGTAGATGGGGTCGGAGTCAAAAAAACACTAAGGGCGATGGTGCGCCCCGTCAAAGAAGTGGCGACCGCCATTGAAGAAAAAGATATTAAACAGCTTACCACGCTGCCTGGAATCGGACCAGCAGTCGCGGAGCGAATTGTCGCCAAGCTCCGGCGCAAGATGACAAAATTCGCGCTGATTGTCGCCAAAGAATTTCCTGCAGAAGAAGGCCACACCGACGTATTCAGTGAAGCCTATGAAGCGCTGCTCAGCCTGGGATATTCGGCAACCGAAGCCCGTACGAAGGTCGAAACCATTGCCGCAGAAGGGAAGAAATTCAAAAGTATTGAAGAATTTCTGACCGCACTCTATCAGCAGGAACGCAACTGA
- the ruvC gene encoding crossover junction endodeoxyribonuclease RuvC: MNLNSTMNEAELTTAVRFLGIDPGLNRTGYALLQQSVKGPVLCEGGIIRSNQEANLAARVHEIASGIREVIAEYQPDVMVIEQVFTTPRFPKSSIIMAHARGAILFAAHDAGVPVVHYTPTQIKKLITGSGRASKEQMQHAIKTELGLKAILEPNDVADAFAAALCHYHTIRVTCL, translated from the coding sequence ATGAATCTGAATTCAACGATGAATGAAGCAGAGTTGACTACAGCGGTCCGCTTTCTGGGAATCGACCCTGGATTGAACCGGACGGGTTATGCTTTGCTACAGCAGTCCGTAAAAGGACCCGTACTGTGCGAAGGGGGCATCATCCGCTCGAACCAGGAAGCAAATCTTGCCGCGCGTGTTCATGAAATCGCTTCTGGAATCCGCGAAGTCATTGCCGAATATCAGCCTGATGTGATGGTCATTGAGCAGGTATTTACGACTCCCCGCTTCCCCAAGAGTTCGATCATTATGGCTCATGCCCGTGGCGCGATCCTGTTCGCTGCCCATGATGCGGGTGTCCCTGTCGTGCATTATACGCCGACACAGATTAAGAAATTAATTACCGGCAGCGGGCGTGCTTCAAAAGAGCAGATGCAGCATGCCATCAAAACCGAACTGGGTCTGAAAGCCATTCTGGAACCCAATGACGTGGCGGATGCCTTCGCGGCCGCTTTATGCCATTATCACACCATCCGTGTCACCTGTTTGTGA
- the cysS gene encoding cysteine--tRNA ligase → MTLRIYNTLSRKKEDFQTIKPGKVGIYLCGPTVYKHSHIGHMVGPVIIDTIARYLTYNNYDVKFVNNITDIDDKLINKAAELNISVEKLAADMTQDYFDNLETMGVDTITDFPKATDYIEAMQEIIQSLIDKDFAYPLDGDVYFSAAADNKYGCLSGRKIEEMIAGTRVEANDKKKNPADFALWKKSRPGEPAWDSPWGPGRPGWHIECSAMSRKLLGDSFDIHGGGLDLMFPHHENERAQSECCTGKTYVRYWVHNGLMQASDAAGKVGGQHDRHGDVAVDQQAQEADKLSGSKGAASVKELFAVHPPEIVRLFLLSTHYRSPIAFSDENIRETGKGIEGFYRFFETFERITGESFYQLPTADKREQSTGLEGDPAEYFQQVSELRQRFLEAMDDDFNTGGAIGVLFELRSTLNALIHSQNLEGEGKQNQTMVEALKTGASQLKELSNLLGVFRKAPAKDANADDDLVNQLMELVLDIRKDARANKNWDIADKIREGLAACQITVEDRPEGSLWRRG, encoded by the coding sequence ATGACACTCAGAATTTACAACACACTCAGTCGCAAAAAAGAAGATTTTCAGACGATCAAGCCGGGTAAGGTTGGCATCTACCTGTGCGGTCCCACAGTTTACAAGCATTCCCATATCGGCCACATGGTCGGACCGGTCATTATTGACACGATCGCACGCTATCTGACCTACAACAATTACGATGTCAAATTCGTTAATAACATCACCGACATTGATGACAAACTGATTAATAAAGCAGCCGAACTGAATATCTCTGTAGAGAAGCTGGCAGCTGACATGACGCAGGATTATTTCGATAACCTGGAAACCATGGGCGTCGATACGATTACCGATTTCCCCAAAGCCACCGACTATATCGAAGCAATGCAGGAGATTATTCAATCGCTGATCGACAAAGACTTCGCCTACCCACTCGATGGGGATGTCTATTTTTCTGCTGCAGCCGACAATAAATACGGCTGTCTGAGCGGTCGAAAAATTGAAGAAATGATCGCAGGCACACGTGTCGAAGCCAATGATAAAAAGAAGAACCCGGCCGACTTCGCACTCTGGAAGAAATCGCGTCCGGGTGAACCCGCGTGGGACAGCCCGTGGGGGCCTGGTCGACCTGGCTGGCATATTGAATGCTCCGCCATGAGCCGCAAACTGCTCGGCGATTCTTTTGACATTCACGGCGGGGGTCTGGACCTGATGTTCCCCCATCACGAAAACGAACGGGCCCAGTCAGAATGCTGCACGGGAAAAACGTATGTCCGTTACTGGGTGCATAACGGCTTGATGCAGGCCAGCGATGCCGCTGGAAAAGTAGGTGGCCAGCATGATCGTCACGGCGATGTCGCCGTTGATCAACAGGCCCAGGAAGCGGACAAACTTTCCGGGTCCAAAGGCGCTGCATCGGTGAAAGAACTGTTTGCCGTTCATCCACCCGAAATCGTGCGGTTGTTTCTGCTCTCCACACACTATCGCAGCCCGATCGCTTTCAGTGATGAGAATATCCGTGAAACCGGAAAAGGGATTGAAGGCTTCTACCGCTTCTTTGAAACATTCGAACGCATCACGGGAGAAAGTTTTTACCAGCTTCCCACAGCAGACAAGCGGGAACAGTCGACAGGCCTGGAAGGAGATCCGGCGGAATACTTTCAGCAGGTATCCGAATTGCGTCAGCGATTTCTGGAAGCAATGGACGATGACTTTAATACAGGCGGCGCCATTGGCGTGTTGTTTGAATTACGTTCGACATTGAACGCCTTGATTCATTCGCAGAATCTGGAAGGTGAAGGCAAGCAGAATCAGACAATGGTCGAGGCGCTGAAAACCGGTGCCAGTCAGCTCAAGGAACTTTCGAACCTGCTGGGCGTATTCCGGAAAGCCCCGGCCAAAGATGCGAACGCCGATGATGACCTGGTCAACCAGCTGATGGAACTGGTTCTGGATATCCGTAAAGATGCTCGTGCCAACAAAAACTGGGACATTGCCGATAAAATTCGCGAAGGTCTCGCCGCCTGTCAGATCACTGTAGAAGATCGTCCGGAAGGCAGCTTGTGGCGACGCGGCTAA
- the ispF gene encoding 2-C-methyl-D-erythritol 2,4-cyclodiphosphate synthase: protein MTSAPETRNNPELRIGAGQDCHRLEAGFPLILGGVSIEFDLGLVGHSDADVLLHAITDALLGAAGLGDIGEMFPNTDDRWKGADSGDLLKAAFSEVEQAGWQIVNLDCTISAERPKLASYKPQIRKSVARLLNLDEQQVNIKAKTGERVGPVGRQEAMTADAVVLLTRSQ from the coding sequence ATGACATCAGCCCCTGAAACCCGGAACAACCCAGAATTGCGAATTGGCGCAGGCCAGGACTGCCATCGGCTGGAGGCAGGTTTCCCTCTCATTCTGGGAGGGGTCTCCATTGAATTTGATCTGGGTCTGGTGGGACACAGCGATGCCGATGTATTGTTGCACGCCATCACCGATGCCTTGCTGGGAGCGGCCGGTCTGGGTGACATCGGAGAGATGTTCCCCAACACGGACGACCGCTGGAAAGGCGCCGATTCCGGTGACCTGTTGAAAGCAGCATTCTCAGAAGTAGAACAGGCGGGCTGGCAAATTGTAAACCTGGATTGCACTATTTCGGCAGAACGTCCTAAACTAGCCAGCTATAAGCCTCAAATCAGGAAATCAGTCGCCCGTTTACTGAACCTGGACGAACAACAAGTCAATATCAAAGCAAAAACAGGAGAACGCGTTGGCCCTGTCGGCAGACAGGAAGCGATGACAGCAGACGCTGTAGTGCTATTAACGCGAAGTCAATGA
- the fbaA gene encoding class II fructose-bisphosphate aldolase: MPIATPAQYAAMLDAAQEGNYAYPAMNVTSLTTINGALKAFADKKSDGIIQVSTGGGQFASGLDQADAVLGAIILAEATHRLAERYDVLIALHTDHCQPGKVDSFLKPLIAETARRREAGLPNLFQSHMLDASELPLKENLELSVDLLKLCAANEIILEVEAGVVGGEEDGVDNSDQPADKLYTSPEDMVAVYEALNGLGRYMFAATFGNVHGSYKPGAVKLRPEILKQGQEAVIAKYGKEAEFDLVFHGGSGTPEDQLRETLEYGVVKMNIDTDTQYAFTRPVVDHMMKNYDGVLKIDGEVGVKKVYDPRSYLKAGEMGVVKRMSEACDDLFSSGKTIFGKV; the protein is encoded by the coding sequence ATGCCGATTGCAACCCCAGCTCAATACGCAGCGATGCTGGATGCCGCTCAAGAAGGTAACTATGCCTATCCCGCGATGAATGTCACTTCGCTGACCACGATCAACGGAGCCCTGAAAGCGTTTGCAGATAAGAAGTCAGACGGGATCATCCAGGTATCCACCGGCGGCGGTCAATTTGCTTCCGGCCTGGATCAGGCAGACGCCGTTTTAGGCGCGATCATTTTAGCAGAAGCCACTCACCGACTGGCAGAACGTTATGATGTGCTGATCGCTTTACACACAGACCACTGTCAGCCCGGAAAAGTCGACTCATTCCTGAAGCCACTGATCGCAGAAACAGCCCGTCGACGCGAAGCCGGCCTGCCGAACCTGTTCCAGTCTCACATGCTGGACGCTTCCGAGCTGCCTCTTAAAGAAAACCTGGAATTATCGGTTGATCTGCTCAAGCTGTGTGCGGCCAACGAAATCATTCTGGAAGTGGAAGCGGGTGTAGTCGGTGGTGAAGAAGATGGTGTGGATAACTCCGACCAGCCAGCCGACAAGCTGTATACATCACCAGAAGACATGGTCGCCGTTTATGAAGCACTTAATGGCCTGGGACGCTACATGTTCGCCGCGACCTTCGGTAACGTGCACGGCAGCTACAAACCCGGTGCCGTCAAACTGCGTCCGGAAATTCTGAAACAGGGTCAGGAAGCTGTGATTGCCAAATATGGTAAAGAAGCAGAATTCGACCTGGTATTCCATGGCGGTTCCGGAACTCCCGAAGATCAACTGCGGGAAACTCTGGAATATGGTGTTGTGAAAATGAATATCGATACCGATACTCAGTACGCCTTCACCCGTCCGGTCGTGGATCACATGATGAAAAATTACGACGGCGTATTAAAAATCGATGGTGAAGTCGGAGTCAAAAAAGTTTACGACCCACGCAGCTATCTGAAAGCCGGTGAAATGGGAGTTGTCAAGCGTATGAGTGAAGCCTGCGACGACCTGTTCTCCAGCGGAAAAACCATTTTTGGTAAAGTCTGA
- a CDS encoding bile acid:sodium symporter family protein: MLQRYLLVWLIVLSAAAIFWDKILPDAFHPFHASKPYLSYLFTATMFVIGALLPPDEVRAVFRRWHQVLGGTFVQYTVMPSLAFLMSLFFIDQPELRIGIILVGCVPGAMASNVLTLAARGNVSYSVCLTASATLLSPIFVPIVLYLAVSGTDINATELAKDSFFKLLTQVVLPVIGGHLLALYHYGFSRVMQVFGPAFANFSILWIIATVISLQESQLKKVFFSLAAALLVINLLGYLCGYLAGAAIQLNESMRRALTLEVGMQNAGLGAVLAGQLFPGQELIALPPALYMFGCMLTGTILAQYWSYRSERQPEQERIGASPAPED, from the coding sequence ATGCTGCAACGTTATCTGTTAGTCTGGCTGATCGTGCTTTCTGCGGCTGCAATTTTTTGGGACAAGATCCTGCCTGACGCGTTTCATCCGTTTCATGCATCGAAACCATATCTCTCCTATTTGTTTACTGCCACGATGTTCGTCATTGGTGCCCTGCTGCCTCCCGATGAAGTGCGGGCAGTGTTTCGTCGCTGGCACCAGGTACTGGGCGGCACATTTGTGCAATACACGGTGATGCCGAGCCTGGCTTTTCTGATGAGCCTGTTTTTTATCGATCAACCGGAATTGCGAATCGGCATTATCCTGGTGGGCTGTGTTCCGGGGGCAATGGCTTCGAATGTGCTCACGCTGGCGGCGCGGGGCAACGTGAGTTATTCGGTCTGCCTGACGGCGTCGGCCACCCTGCTCTCGCCGATTTTTGTGCCAATTGTGCTTTATCTGGCTGTCAGCGGAACGGATATCAATGCGACGGAGCTGGCGAAAGATTCCTTCTTTAAGCTACTGACGCAGGTCGTATTGCCTGTGATTGGCGGTCATCTGCTTGCCCTGTATCACTACGGGTTCAGTCGAGTCATGCAGGTTTTTGGCCCTGCATTCGCAAATTTCTCGATCCTGTGGATCATTGCGACGGTAATCAGCCTGCAGGAATCGCAGTTGAAGAAAGTCTTTTTTTCGCTGGCGGCCGCGTTATTAGTGATCAACCTGCTGGGTTATCTGTGTGGATACCTGGCAGGTGCGGCGATCCAACTGAATGAATCGATGCGGCGGGCCTTGACCCTGGAAGTGGGGATGCAGAACGCGGGGCTGGGAGCGGTTCTGGCAGGTCAACTGTTTCCGGGGCAGGAACTGATCGCCTTACCGCCGGCGCTGTATATGTTTGGCTGCATGTTGACCGGGACGATCCTGGCACAGTACTGGTCATATCGATCCGAACGGCAGCCTGAACAAGAGAGAATCGGAGCGAGTCCGGCTCCTGAAGATTAA
- a CDS encoding UbiD family decarboxylase — MNNNIMMHADHLAEFVSNFEEAGLLVRISSPVETQLEIAAITEQVVKTSPTNSAPALLFDQVAGHKIPVLTNLYGSLPRMLQILHTDSLDSIADRVAGLLSPDLPEGWLDSLKMIPQFSQLVNIKPRIVKTASCQQVVKLGRDVNLSEFPLLTCWPEEQFPTITAAQIITFDPETKARFVNARPIQVISNQQLAIRWSQHDAGYQLLQKFHARGHQLPVAIVIGGDPVGLYTAHAPLPKMTDPYAFGGFLRNNALELVRARSIEIDVPAQAEIVMEGFIDPASDPVDVGPVANTTGYYSPAEKVMPLNLSAVTHRANPIWHALIPAGPPAEAGFFAQATERIFLPLLKLMVPELVDIHFPAAGAGRYLMFVSIHKSYPQQARRVVNALWSLESLLSLKLIVVVDDDVNVHDEQQVWYRVSTNLNPGRDLIHSEGPGDDDDHSAAIQGIGHKLGLDATRKTPSEGHPREWPSALKMPAEMLERVQSRLSELGLS; from the coding sequence ATGAACAACAACATAATGATGCATGCGGACCATCTGGCGGAATTCGTCAGCAACTTTGAAGAAGCAGGGCTGCTCGTCCGGATCTCATCCCCGGTAGAGACGCAGCTCGAAATTGCTGCCATCACCGAACAGGTTGTCAAAACCAGTCCAACCAACTCCGCACCCGCACTGCTGTTCGATCAGGTCGCCGGACACAAAATTCCCGTGCTGACCAATCTCTATGGCAGTCTCCCCCGAATGCTGCAGATCCTGCATACCGATTCGCTCGACTCCATCGCCGACCGTGTCGCCGGGCTCCTCTCTCCCGATCTGCCCGAAGGCTGGCTCGATTCACTGAAAATGATTCCGCAGTTCTCGCAACTGGTCAATATCAAGCCCCGCATCGTGAAAACCGCCAGCTGTCAGCAGGTGGTCAAGCTCGGCCGCGATGTCAACCTCAGCGAATTCCCGCTGCTGACCTGCTGGCCAGAAGAACAATTTCCCACGATCACCGCCGCCCAGATCATTACGTTCGACCCTGAAACCAAGGCCCGCTTCGTCAACGCCCGGCCCATTCAGGTCATCTCGAATCAGCAACTGGCGATCCGCTGGAGTCAGCATGACGCCGGTTATCAGCTTCTGCAGAAATTCCATGCCCGCGGTCATCAACTGCCCGTCGCCATCGTGATTGGCGGTGATCCCGTCGGCCTCTATACGGCACATGCACCACTGCCGAAAATGACAGACCCCTATGCCTTTGGCGGCTTTCTTCGCAACAATGCGCTGGAACTGGTTAGAGCCCGCTCCATCGAAATCGATGTCCCTGCGCAGGCCGAAATCGTGATGGAAGGTTTTATCGATCCTGCTTCTGATCCGGTCGATGTCGGTCCCGTCGCGAATACCACCGGCTACTACAGCCCGGCTGAAAAAGTGATGCCTCTGAATCTGTCCGCCGTCACCCATCGTGCCAATCCCATCTGGCATGCGTTGATCCCGGCGGGGCCTCCCGCAGAAGCCGGTTTTTTCGCTCAAGCCACCGAACGTATTTTTCTCCCCCTGTTGAAGCTGATGGTCCCCGAGCTGGTCGACATCCATTTTCCCGCTGCCGGCGCAGGCCGTTATCTGATGTTCGTCAGCATTCACAAATCCTATCCTCAACAGGCCCGCCGGGTGGTCAATGCATTGTGGAGTCTGGAAAGTCTATTATCATTGAAGCTGATCGTCGTCGTCGATGACGATGTCAACGTGCACGACGAACAGCAGGTCTGGTATCGCGTCAGCACGAATCTCAATCCGGGCCGCGATCTGATTCACTCGGAAGGGCCCGGCGATGATGACGATCACAGCGCAGCCATCCAGGGCATCGGCCATAAACTCGGTCTCGATGCCACACGGAAAACACCGTCAGAAGGGCACCCCCGTGAATGGCCTTCTGCCTTGAAGATGCCCGCTGAAATGTTAGAACGCGTCCAGAGCCGTCTGAGCGAACTCGGCCTGTCCTGA
- the ubiE gene encoding bifunctional demethylmenaquinone methyltransferase/2-methoxy-6-polyprenyl-1,4-benzoquinol methylase UbiE: MNVDKTGSRVQQMFGEIAPRYDFMNHFLSGGVDYYWRWRTVRKVAPAGQAPILDVCTGTGDLALSYLKKAGGKTQVVGADFTHEMLQLALKKNTSSHLTFLEADTQELPFADNQFQIVSVAFGLRNVADTRRGLKEMIRVCQPGGQVAVLEFSMPTNPLFRSCYQFYFRHILPKMGQLLARNRQSAYNYLPESVSEFPYGKALADLMDECGLEGTRWYPLTFGIATLYTGVKPAVSK, encoded by the coding sequence ATGAATGTTGATAAAACCGGCTCCCGTGTGCAGCAGATGTTTGGCGAAATCGCTCCCCGCTACGATTTCATGAACCACTTCCTCTCGGGCGGCGTCGACTATTACTGGCGCTGGCGCACCGTGCGGAAAGTCGCACCTGCAGGACAGGCTCCCATCCTCGATGTCTGTACTGGCACCGGAGACCTTGCCCTTTCCTATCTCAAAAAAGCAGGCGGCAAAACGCAGGTCGTCGGAGCCGACTTCACACATGAAATGCTGCAGCTGGCGTTGAAAAAGAATACCAGCAGCCATCTCACCTTTCTGGAAGCCGACACCCAGGAACTTCCCTTCGCCGACAACCAGTTTCAGATCGTCTCTGTCGCCTTCGGCCTGAGAAATGTCGCCGACACCCGACGGGGACTCAAAGAAATGATCCGCGTCTGTCAGCCCGGCGGTCAGGTGGCCGTCCTCGAATTCTCCATGCCCACCAATCCACTGTTTCGCTCCTGTTATCAGTTTTATTTTCGACATATTCTTCCAAAAATGGGACAATTACTCGCCCGCAACAGACAGTCCGCCTATAACTATCTGCCCGAGTCCGTTTCTGAATTTCCTTATGGTAAAGCATTAGCAGACCTCATGGATGAATGCGGGCTGGAAGGCACACGCTGGTATCCGCTCACGTTTGGCATCGCCACACTGTATACCGGCGTCAAACCAGCAGTTTCAAAATAA
- a CDS encoding UbiX family flavin prenyltransferase, translating to MSNVVVAMTGASGAIYAVRLIEVLMAAGRTVHLTISASAAQVLKHELGLKIDLENFDPTQLLTDPAGQPDDSVIRKIKPTHSEDFALSSVLGDSDLKQGALIYHHYKDFSAGIASGSFLTDGMVICPCSMGTLGSIASGACGNLIHRAADVHLKERRKLILLARETPLGLIPLENMVKLTQAGAIVMPAAPGFYHNPVTIHDLVDFMSGRICDHLGIRHDIHQRWGNQPL from the coding sequence ATGTCCAATGTCGTCGTCGCCATGACCGGTGCCAGTGGTGCCATTTATGCCGTCCGTCTGATCGAAGTTCTGATGGCCGCCGGACGCACCGTGCATCTCACCATCAGCGCCTCTGCTGCGCAGGTTCTCAAACATGAGCTCGGCCTGAAAATCGATCTGGAAAATTTCGACCCCACACAGCTCCTCACCGATCCCGCCGGTCAACCCGATGACAGCGTCATCCGCAAGATCAAGCCCACCCACAGTGAAGACTTCGCCCTCAGTTCCGTACTCGGCGATTCCGATCTCAAGCAGGGGGCCCTCATTTATCATCACTACAAAGATTTCTCCGCGGGCATCGCCAGTGGTTCCTTTCTGACCGATGGCATGGTGATCTGTCCCTGTTCGATGGGAACCCTGGGAAGTATCGCCTCCGGGGCCTGTGGCAACCTCATTCACCGCGCCGCCGACGTCCATCTCAAAGAACGCCGTAAACTGATTCTGCTCGCCCGTGAAACGCCCCTGGGTCTCATCCCGCTGGAAAACATGGTCAAGCTCACACAGGCCGGCGCCATCGTCATGCCGGCTGCCCCCGGCTTTTATCATAACCCGGTCACCATCCATGATCTGGTCGACTTCATGTCGGGCCGCATCTGTGATCATCTGGGAATCAGGCACGATATTCATCAACGCTGGGGCAATCAGCCTTTGTAG
- the mutL gene encoding DNA mismatch repair endonuclease MutL, which translates to MERKAVVESISRIHQLDTSVINKIAAGEVIERPASAVKELLDNSIDALATRIEVDIMNGGADLIRVVDNGEGIHPDDLLLAVASNATSKISTADDLFSVQTMGFRGEALASISEVSHFRIRTRTADQSQGLEFEVKTGIPGKPQPCGCPLGTAIEVRQLFANTPVRRKFLKTTKTEFGHISEQFTRAALAHPRLYMVLRHNNKVIFDLPPSDNLLDRLRLFYGSKLAEQLIWVDSEVDDIRIWGYVSHPSENKSTRKGQYLFLNGRWIQDRTLQHALTEAYRGLLMVGRQPISFLYLDMPASQVDVNVHPTKSEVRFRDGQHLYRQLLSTLRSQFLSMDLQSQMSLGKKADFDVTAPPPPLTPEQKQTQMELTSWAKEQLNQVHDNLSDIKISSAPRSVSPTSDLAAPFTAADAIPLSHFQQNREQSPVELPETENEPADLVVPDIDRPADKFADVATSDLRPIQVLNCYIVVENKGALTIIDQHALHERIMYEYFRKRVLAQSVEAQKLLVPLTLEMSGKEAALLLDHAEMLNSFGLGIEEFGGNTLLITSYPVMLKKVNLEQLVRDIADNLDNAKQPSRRDLLDDLITMMSCKAAIKAGQRLTQEEIYSLLEQRHLIDDAHHCPHGRPSALVLSHAELDRQFGRMG; encoded by the coding sequence ATGGAACGGAAAGCCGTCGTGGAATCCATTTCCCGCATTCATCAACTCGATACCAGCGTCATCAACAAAATTGCCGCCGGCGAAGTGATTGAACGACCCGCCAGCGCGGTCAAGGAACTCCTCGATAACAGCATCGACGCTCTCGCCACCCGCATCGAAGTCGATATCATGAACGGCGGTGCCGACCTGATCCGCGTCGTCGATAACGGCGAAGGCATTCATCCCGACGACCTGCTGCTCGCCGTTGCCAGCAATGCGACCAGCAAAATCTCTACCGCCGACGATCTGTTCAGCGTGCAGACGATGGGCTTCCGGGGAGAAGCCCTCGCCTCGATTTCCGAAGTCAGCCACTTCCGTATTCGCACGCGTACCGCCGACCAGAGTCAGGGGCTCGAATTCGAAGTCAAAACCGGAATTCCCGGCAAACCTCAGCCGTGCGGCTGTCCATTGGGGACAGCGATTGAGGTCCGACAGCTGTTCGCCAACACACCCGTACGCCGCAAGTTTCTGAAAACCACCAAAACCGAGTTCGGCCACATCAGCGAGCAGTTTACCCGCGCCGCCCTCGCACATCCGCGGCTCTACATGGTTCTCAGGCACAACAACAAAGTCATCTTCGATCTGCCTCCCTCCGATAATCTGCTCGATCGCCTCCGCCTGTTTTATGGCAGCAAACTCGCCGAGCAACTGATCTGGGTCGATTCGGAAGTCGACGACATCCGCATCTGGGGCTACGTCTCGCATCCCAGCGAGAACAAATCGACCCGCAAAGGGCAGTACCTGTTCCTCAACGGTCGCTGGATTCAGGATCGTACGCTGCAGCATGCGTTGACCGAAGCCTACCGCGGGCTGCTGATGGTCGGACGCCAGCCGATCTCGTTCCTCTATCTCGACATGCCCGCCTCCCAGGTCGATGTCAACGTGCATCCCACCAAATCGGAAGTCCGCTTCCGCGATGGGCAGCATCTGTATCGCCAGTTGCTTTCGACGCTCCGCAGCCAGTTTCTCAGCATGGACCTGCAGTCGCAGATGTCGCTCGGCAAAAAAGCCGACTTCGATGTCACAGCACCGCCGCCACCACTCACCCCCGAGCAGAAACAGACGCAGATGGAACTGACCAGTTGGGCCAAAGAACAGCTCAACCAGGTCCACGATAACCTCTCGGACATCAAAATCAGCTCGGCGCCCCGGTCGGTTTCTCCCACATCGGATCTCGCCGCTCCCTTTACTGCCGCCGACGCGATTCCCCTCTCCCACTTCCAGCAGAACCGGGAACAGTCGCCCGTCGAATTGCCCGAAACTGAAAACGAACCCGCCGACCTGGTCGTCCCCGACATCGATCGGCCCGCAGACAAATTTGCGGACGTCGCGACCTCTGACCTGCGACCGATTCAGGTTTTGAACTGCTACATCGTCGTCGAGAACAAAGGCGCGCTGACCATCATCGATCAGCACGCGCTGCACGAACGCATCATGTACGAGTACTTCCGCAAACGCGTCCTCGCGCAGTCGGTCGAAGCACAGAAGCTGCTCGTCCCGCTGACCCTCGAAATGAGCGGCAAAGAGGCGGCGCTCCTGCTGGATCACGCCGAAATGCTCAACAGCTTCGGTCTCGGCATTGAAGAATTTGGTGGCAACACGCTGCTGATCACCAGTTATCCCGTCATGCTCAAGAAGGTCAATCTGGAACAGCTGGTCCGCGACATCGCCGACAATCTCGACAACGCCAAACAGCCGTCGCGTCGCGATCTGCTGGATGACCTGATCACAATGATGTCCTGCAAAGCCGCCATCAAAGCCGGCCAGCGACTGACGCAGGAAGAAATCTACAGCCTGCTGGAACAAAGGCACCTGATTGACGATGCCCACCACTGTCCACATGGTCGCCCTTCTGCGCTGGTTCTCAGTCACGCCGAGCTCGATCGCCAGTTCGGTCGCATGGGCTGA